CCTGTGGTGCCAGTAGCGCAGGGGAGGAGGCAGTTGCTGGCCCTGGTCCACAAACCAGGCTTCCGTTTCTGTTACTTCGCGTTCGGTGATCAGGCTGGTCCAGCGGAAGGATTTTAGGCCCGTTTGCAGTTCCACCCCCACCACGTCGCCGGGCATGCTGCCGTCGAAGCGCAGCAGCTTCAGGCGCGGGTAGGGCGGCGACAGCCTCCGGAACAGCTGCTCATCAAACGCGTTGAACACGGTCATATAGTCCTGTGCTACCGCTGTTTTCAGGTGGATTTGCATATATGCTTGCTGATTGTCTCAGACGCTCGCAGGAGCTGCGCACACTGCGAGGTCTTTCTGCTTAAACTTACTCCTGAAGCGAAAGTTAGTCTATATGCTTTTGAATCTCCTTTAATGCCTGATGCTTTAGTTCGTGAAATCTCTTCAATATTTTATTGATATCATTATGCCATTCCATGCGCAAAAGATTATCACGGACAGGATTATATATATTCCCCTGCATACTTTTCCTTGTTTCTTCTATCTTATCAAGTTCAGCCCTGTACTTATCTGTTCTTACTCCTAAATCCTCTACTATATATAATGTCTCCTTCAGGACGTTATTTTCTTTGATACCATCGAACAGATAGGTGTCATTACTAAGAATGAAACTGATGACCTCATTCTTTTTGTTTAAAAGAGCACTTACTAAACCTTCAACATTAGGCTCACTAACCATTTCATTGATTAGCAGTTCCGAAATGCTGTTTAGCAATTTTTGAAAGTCTTTGTACTCATTATGTCTTAGTGCTGTTTTATTTCTAACAGCTTGAATCTTGATGTTCAACACTACCTGAAAAACGGCAAATACTAACCCTAAAGATGATAACAAGAAAGTAATAGACTTTTCTTTATCCCACTGAAAACCGAAGTTAAAATATGCAACAAGTGATATAATGAAAATACCCCCTACTAAAATTGATGTAGGAAGAATGTATGGCGTAATTTTTTTCACAAGCTAGCAGCTATTAACTTAACAGGTTGTCGATGTCGGCTTTCGTGAGGCTCTTGATGATGGTTTCGTCGGTGCTGATGAGGTCTGTCACCAGTTGG
This window of the Pontibacter russatus genome carries:
- a CDS encoding SRPBCC family protein, whose amino-acid sequence is MQIHLKTAVAQDYMTVFNAFDEQLFRRLSPPYPRLKLLRFDGSMPGDVVGVELQTGLKSFRWTSLITEREVTETEAWFVDQGQQLPPPLRYWHHRHLVTRNGSGAVIHDIITYSTGIKALDLLLYPLMLGQFSMRKPMYRKVFGKAH